One Gossypium hirsutum isolate 1008001.06 chromosome A11, Gossypium_hirsutum_v2.1, whole genome shotgun sequence genomic window carries:
- the LOC107923856 gene encoding uncharacterized protein → MGGDVTGPITSAVVATSAAAAAPPFGGGAAESQYVAAKTSVWWDIENCQVPKHCDPHAIAQNISSALVKMNYCGPVSISAYGDTNRIPSYVQQALSSTGIALNHVPAGVKDASDKKILVDMLFWAVDNPAPANYLLISGDRDFSNALHQLRMRRYNILLAQPMKASAPLVAAARSVWLWMSLSAGGPPLSRCESTKLANGHNSFNPEMYNPIPEVVQYSQPMVFSSENGTLGNQNVPSSGRNGDSKYKGKYIRKTPYQPSISRASSAPTTIIQENTNNGHPYHSEYAQAMSFKKAQHEFYGGSDPAVSASKSTPNFFPSNPNHSGSNNGNFMGIHQNHHPHSLRPNNLPLQPVSAQDNLLPPNAQCHGFRPMPPKVEGPRYLAQPNMPDIGKLNFSQQSNYAQKPSNFPHRIGEEFKTSSIDSLPNQGILSVPQKSHVSHNSQASQHISIRYPRGPEFPPPSSSPISNNGTWGAQGRSPPSEYVQGLIGVILLALNTLKNEKIMPTEVNITDCIRYGDPKHRNTDVRKALDSAVEQHMVLKQTLGSMQLYVGRNEKLWKCVNPIGGNPNQYSKTTWEGIQKFLSSPAGRSAIMASQCRYEAALALKKACLEEFALGDALLILNMIISMKKWITHNQSGWQPITVTLPEAESITETGTGTAA, encoded by the exons ATGGGAGGAGATGTAACCGGTCCAATCACCTCCGCCGTCGTTGCCACCTCGGCAGCCGCGGCAGCCCCACCCTTTGGTGGAGGCGCGGCTGAATCTCAGTACGTTGCGGCGAAGACGTCGGTTTGGTGGGACATAGAGAACTGCCAGGTCCCTAAACATTGCGACCCGCACGCGATCGCGCAGAACATTAGTTCGGCGCTGGTTAAGATGAACTACTGTGGGCCCGTTTCCATCTCCGCCTACGGCGACACCAATCGGATTCCTTCTTATGTACAGCAGGCGCTTTCAAGCACCGGCATCGCACTCAATCATGTCCCCGCTG GTGTGAAAGATGCGAGCGATAAAAAGATTCTAGTTGATATGCTGTTTTGGGCAGTTGATAATCCGGCTCCCGCTAATTATCTGTTGATTTCCGGCGATAGGGATTTTTCTAACGCTCTCCATCAGTTACGCATGAGGAGATATAATATTCTCTTGGCGCAGCCTATGAAGGCATCAGCACCCCTGGTTGCTGCGGCCAGGAGTGTATGGCTTTGGATGAGTCTTTCAGCTGGTGGACCTCCGCTTTCGAGGTGTGAATCAACTAAACTTGCTAATGGTCACAATAGTTTTAACCCTGAAATGTATAACCCGATTCCTGAAGTGGTCCAGTATAGTCAACCAATGGTTTTCAGTTCTGAAAATGGTACATTAGGGAATCAAAATGTGCCTAGTTCTGGAAGGAATGGCGATAGCAAATATAAAGGGAAATATATCAGGAAAACCCCCTATCAGCCAAGCATATCAAGAGCCTCTAGTGCGCCAACAACTATCATTCAAGAAAATACTAACAATGGACACCCTTACCATTCAGAATATGCACAGGCAATGTCATTTAAAAAAGCACAGCATGAATTTTATGGTGGCAGTGACCCTGCTGTCTCTGCAAGCAAGTCTACTCCTAACTTCTTTCCTAGCAATCCTAATCATTCAGGGAGTAACAATGGTAATTTCATGGGCATCCATCAAAATCATCATCCTCATTCATTGAGGCCAAATAACCTTCCTTTGCAACCAGTGTCTGCACAAGATAATTTGTTACCCCCTAATGCACAATGTCATGGTTTCCGTCCAATGCCTCCTAAAGTGGAGGGGCCTAGATATTTGGCCCAACCAAATATGCCTGatattggtaagttaaatttttcTCAGCAGTCCAATTATGCTCAAAAACCTTCTAATTTTCCCCATCGAATCGGAGAAGAGTTTAAAACAAGCTCTATCGATTCATTGCCTAATCAAGGTATCCTAAGTGTACCGCAAAAGAGCCATGTGTCGCACAACAGCCAAGCAAGCCAGCACATTAGTATTAGGTATCCGCGTGGCCCTGAATTTCCACCTCCATCATCCTCACCAATTTCTAACAATGGCACTTGGGGAGCTCAAGGACGCTCACCACCATCTGAATATGTGCAAGGTCTAATTGGTGTTATCTTACTTGCTTTAAACACACTGAAAAACGAAAAAATTATGCCTACTGAAGTGAACATTACTGATTGCATTCGTTATGGAGATCCAAAACACCGCAATACTGATGTAAGGAAGGCTTTGGATAGTGCAGTTGAACAACATATGGTATTGAAGCAAACATTAGGTTCAATGCAGTTGTATGTTGGTAGAAATGAGAAACTATGGAAGTGTGTCAATCCTATTGGTGGGAACCCTAATCAGTACTCGAAGACGACATGGGAGGGAATACAAAAGTTTTTATCATCCCCCGCTGGACGATCAGCAATAATGGCTTCTCAATGCAG ATATGAAGCGGCTTTGGCTTTAAAAAAGGCATGCTTGGAAGAATTTGCTTTAGGTGATGCTCTCCTGATCTTGAATATGATAATTTCCATGAAGAAATGGATTACACATAATCAATCAGGATGGCAACCAATTACAGTCACCCTTCCAGAGGCAGAGTCGATTACTGAAACGGGTACTGGGACTGCTGCTTGA